GCCACGCGGGCACCGGCCTCGGACAGCTCGTGCACGCGCTCGGGAATGTCGTACTCACCGAGGGCGGAGTGGTTGGCCCCGAAGGTGTTGGTCTCGACGCAGTCGACGCCCACGGAGAAGTACGCCTCGTGGACCGAGCGGACGATGTCGGGCCGGGTGAGGTTGAGGATCTCGTTGCAGCCCTCGAGCTGCTGGAAGTCCTCCAGCGTGGGTTCCTGCGCCTGGAGCATGGTGCCCATGGCTCCGTCGGCGACCACCACGCGTGTGGCGAGCGCCTCTCGGAGCGCGGACGCACGGGTCCGGCTGTCGGCGGAAGGGGACGGTGGCAACGAGGCCATGAAGGGGCTCCCTCTATGCGACGGCTGTCGGCTATGTGGCTCCCGGGCGGGCCGGGATGCCGCACGGCGCCAGCGTAACCGGGAGTCGGCTTGGATGGGCAGCGGCGTCCACGGGGCGGACTCGGGTGGCCCTGCCGCCACGGACAGGTCACGTGTGATGTAACAGGTGCCGACCGACGGTTAGCGGGAGGTCGGCATGGACCGGTAGTGTTCGACATTGCCGAACGACGGGTAACACGACGTTACGACGGTGTATGAAGCAGTCGCGGTGTACGACAACGGTCGGCACCGGTGGACGGCGCGACCGGCCGTTCGACGGCGGTCGAAGGGGACGGAGGCAGGACGGCGATGGCACGGAACATCCAGTCGCTCGAACGGGCGGCCGCGATGCTGCGGCTGCTCGCGGGCGGCGAGCGACGGCTCGGCCTGTCGGACATCGCCTCGTCACTGAGTCTCGCCAAGGGCACCGCCCACGGCATCCTGCGCACCCTGCAGCAGGAGGGGTTCGTGGAGCAGGACGACTCCTCCGGTCGCTATCAGCTGGGCGCGGAGCTGCTGCGCCTCGGCACCACCTACCTGGACGTGCACGAGCTGCGGGCCAGGGCCCTGGTGTGGACCGACGACCTGGCCCGCTCCAGCGGCGAGAGCGTCTACCTGGGCGTCCTGCACCAGCAGGGCGTGCTGATCGTGCACCACGTCTTCCGGCCGGACGACAGCCGGCAGGTGCTGGAGATCGGCGCCATGCAGCCGCTGCACTCCACCGCCCTCGGCAAGGTGCTCTCGGCGTACGACCCGGTGGCGCACAGCGAGTCGCTGGAGACCGAGCGGAAGGCCTTCACCGACCGCACGGTGTGCGACGCGGGGGACTTCGAGCGCCTGCTCGACCTCACACGCGCGCGCGGCTACGCGGCGGACGTGGAGGAGACATGGGAGGGCGTGGCGTCCCTCGCCGCGCCCATCCATGACCGGCGCCGTATGCCCGTGGGCGCGGTCGGCATCACCGGCGCCGTGGAACGGCTGCGCCGGGACGGCGAGCTGCGTCCCGAGCTGATCGCGGCGGTGCGCGACTGCGCCCGCGCGGTGTCCAGGGATCTGGGCGCGGGCCGGTTCTGAGCGGGCGCGGGACGGCTCTCAGCACTGCGCGCTCACCCCAGGATGCGCCGGGGAATCTCCCCGGGGGACGACCGGGATGCCAGGCGGCGTTCCGGGTCTCGCCCTACCCTGAAGTGGACATATCCGGCTAAACCCTGCGTCTGGGCGCGAAGAGTGATAACCGGCAGCGATCAATAACGATCCTGTTTTCAATAACAGAACCCTTGACGCATGCGTAACGCCGAAGCAAGACTCCCGTCCATCGGTCGGCATTGTCGAACACCTACCGGCAATACGCGCTAGAGTGTGACAACGCCAAGGACCGGCATCGCTCTCACCCCCGAGGGCGCCAGAACCTCCGGCGGGACCGGGGTTCGGCTATCCCTGGACGAAGGACAAAGGAGTCGCGGGTGTCCAGCTCCGACATCTTCATCGGCGAGACCATCGGTACCGCCATACTCATCCTGCTCGGCGGCGGCGTGTGCGCGGCCGTCACGCTGAAGGCCTCCAAGGCCCGTAACGCCGGTTGGCTCGCCATCGCCTTCGGGTGGGGCTTCGCCGTCATGACGGCCGTATACATCTCCGGACCGCTCTCCGGTGCGCACCTCAACCCGGCCGTCACCGTCGCCCTGGCCATCAAGAGCGG
The genomic region above belongs to Streptomyces sp. CG1 and contains:
- a CDS encoding IclR family transcriptional regulator, whose product is MARNIQSLERAAAMLRLLAGGERRLGLSDIASSLSLAKGTAHGILRTLQQEGFVEQDDSSGRYQLGAELLRLGTTYLDVHELRARALVWTDDLARSSGESVYLGVLHQQGVLIVHHVFRPDDSRQVLEIGAMQPLHSTALGKVLSAYDPVAHSESLETERKAFTDRTVCDAGDFERLLDLTRARGYAADVEETWEGVASLAAPIHDRRRMPVGAVGITGAVERLRRDGELRPELIAAVRDCARAVSRDLGAGRF